The Flavobacterium marginilacus genome window below encodes:
- a CDS encoding class I SAM-dependent methyltransferase — MIDNVSLRSTIFRHLDGLVTAPVAFSLHKKGVLAYILERKEICLSELSSKFKTNEGYLNVALRTLASQGFLDYYVNTKTDLIAFRINEKSAIAFSLFPLYKDVVDLLQSSADLRPKLFEGEIFSRMKLIFEKCQNNYGISFSDDNLTNEIQHQILTHIEGFLVGQITVHLGMSGMFHKYFMEISFSPEEFHKSPENFKIVLNFLTHLGWFTRKNGNYQFTETGLFFAKRASAYGVTVSYLPTFRKMDELIFGNPAFLRNVGEGEDEIHVDREMNVWGSGGAHDTYFKVVDEILIKLFNLPIEQQPKGILDMGCGNGAFLEHVFDVIDRQTLRGKMLDKHPLFLVGADYNQTALKVTRANLIKADIWAKVIWGDIGRPDLLAGDLKENYNIDLKDLLNVRTFLDHNRIWEMPKQINKERISGSTGAFADRGVRISNNLVEDNLLEHFQKWSPYVHKFGLLMIELHTIAPHLTATNLGKTAVTAYDATHGFSDQYIVEIDVLHKIAGEAGLFSDLNYFKKFPDSEIATVSINLLKGV; from the coding sequence ATGATAGATAACGTTTCCCTTCGAAGTACTATTTTTAGACATCTTGATGGTTTGGTGACTGCTCCTGTGGCGTTTTCTTTGCATAAAAAAGGTGTCTTGGCCTATATCTTGGAAAGAAAAGAAATATGCCTCTCCGAACTTTCTTCCAAATTCAAAACCAACGAAGGTTATCTCAATGTGGCACTGCGAACATTGGCTTCGCAAGGTTTTCTCGATTATTATGTTAATACAAAGACTGATCTGATTGCTTTTCGAATTAATGAAAAAAGTGCAATTGCTTTTTCGTTGTTTCCATTGTATAAAGATGTTGTAGATTTATTGCAGTCTTCGGCCGATTTACGTCCTAAATTATTTGAAGGAGAAATTTTCAGCCGAATGAAATTGATATTTGAAAAATGTCAAAATAATTACGGAATTTCATTTTCTGATGATAATTTAACCAACGAAATTCAGCATCAGATTCTCACTCATATTGAAGGTTTTCTTGTCGGGCAAATAACGGTTCATTTGGGAATGAGCGGAATGTTTCATAAATATTTTATGGAAATATCCTTTAGCCCGGAAGAGTTTCATAAATCTCCCGAAAACTTCAAAATTGTACTTAATTTTTTGACACATTTGGGATGGTTCACTCGAAAAAACGGAAATTATCAGTTTACCGAAACTGGATTGTTTTTTGCCAAAAGAGCCTCTGCTTATGGCGTTACTGTTTCTTATTTACCTACTTTTCGGAAAATGGATGAATTGATTTTTGGTAATCCCGCTTTCTTAAGAAACGTAGGGGAAGGCGAAGATGAGATTCACGTTGACCGCGAAATGAACGTATGGGGGAGCGGTGGTGCGCACGATACTTATTTTAAAGTTGTTGATGAAATTCTTATCAAATTATTCAATTTACCAATTGAGCAACAACCCAAAGGAATTTTGGATATGGGCTGTGGCAACGGTGCTTTTTTGGAGCATGTTTTTGATGTGATTGACCGTCAGACTTTGAGAGGAAAAATGCTTGATAAACACCCTCTGTTTCTAGTCGGAGCCGATTATAATCAGACGGCACTCAAAGTAACACGAGCCAATTTAATCAAAGCCGATATTTGGGCCAAAGTGATTTGGGGAGATATAGGCCGTCCGGATTTACTAGCTGGCGATTTAAAGGAAAATTACAATATCGATCTGAAAGATTTGTTGAATGTGAGGACTTTTCTCGACCACAACCGGATTTGGGAAATGCCGAAACAAATCAATAAAGAAAGAATAAGCGGTTCGACTGGAGCATTTGCAGATAGAGGCGTTCGGATAAGTAATAATTTGGTGGAAGATAATTTATTGGAACACTTCCAAAAATGGTCGCCTTATGTCCATAAATTTGGATTGCTGATGATTGAACTGCATACGATAGCGCCCCATTTAACAGCTACGAATTTAGGTAAAACTGCAGTAACCGCTTACGATGCTACGCATGGTTTTTCGGATCAATATATAGTCGAAATTGATGTACTGCATAAAATTGCGGGCGAAGCAGGATTATTTTCGGATCTCAATTATTTTAAAAAATTCCCCGATTCGGAAATAGCGACGGTGAGTATTAATTTGCTGAAAGGAGTTTAG